One genomic segment of Thermococcus sp. M39 includes these proteins:
- a CDS encoding YHS domain-containing protein, translating into MPIDPVCGMEVSEETEFKVEYGGKTYYFCSPHCKAQFEANPEKFISGEMHSHVHEHKMHGHKKHHGCCH; encoded by the coding sequence ATGCCTATTGATCCAGTTTGTGGAATGGAAGTTAGTGAAGAAACCGAGTTCAAAGTAGAGTACGGTGGAAAGACTTACTACTTCTGCTCTCCACATTGCAAAGCTCAATTTGAAGCAAATCCTGAGAAGTTCATAAGTGGCGAAATGCACTCCCATGTCCATGAGCATAAGATGCATGGTCACAAAAAGCACCACGGTTGTTGCCACTAG
- a CDS encoding heavy-metal-associated domain-containing protein: MAKVVLKINNMSCQHCVMTIKRALERIGANAEVSLESKTAVVEYDESKLTVEDLISAVAKFGYKAEVA, translated from the coding sequence ATGGCAAAGGTTGTTTTGAAGATTAACAACATGAGTTGTCAGCACTGTGTAATGACAATTAAGAGGGCGTTAGAAAGAATTGGAGCGAACGCAGAGGTCAGTCTCGAGAGCAAAACTGCTGTTGTCGAGTATGATGAAAGCAAGCTCACGGTTGAAGACTTAATCAGCGCGGTTGCAAAGTTTGGCTACAAAGCGGAGGTGGCTTGA
- a CDS encoding DUF302 domain-containing protein: MKFYYVRRFERDLDELWEELKRKIEEEGFLIVGERIPVSIVEREDGIVADYHVLFICDREVVAELVKLDPNIGALMPCTAFGYVREDGVYIGIGLPSVAWRIAGEEVVELMRPMEEKLKEIIDSL, from the coding sequence ATGAAGTTCTACTACGTCCGGAGATTTGAGAGGGATTTGGACGAGCTCTGGGAAGAGCTTAAAAGGAAAATCGAAGAGGAGGGCTTCCTCATAGTGGGGGAGAGAATTCCAGTAAGCATAGTGGAGAGGGAAGATGGAATCGTTGCGGACTATCATGTGCTTTTCATATGCGACCGTGAAGTGGTTGCAGAGCTCGTTAAGCTTGATCCCAACATTGGTGCTTTAATGCCTTGCACAGCTTTCGGCTATGTCAGGGAGGATGGGGTTTACATTGGCATTGGACTTCCAAGCGTCGCCTGGAGGATAGCTGGTGAAGAGGTTGTCGAGCTTATGCGACCGATGGAGGAGAAGCTCAAGGAGATAATCGACTCATTATAA
- a CDS encoding DUF998 domain-containing protein, with translation MKTLEKFRFAGIVGIIVYWLFVAWSISRNPWFSMFHNALSDLGDPAEASSPWIYNYGLIVTSLFVLAFSIYLIWVAKNKVQTIGGAYISISAIFLALIGVFHSGTQLHVFVSTYFFIQFFLGMLIFGLGTSERVIKYSAIVLFILALLGTFVDWPSVAIEETYEITLIAVFTTIVVLRCSKGC, from the coding sequence ATGAAAACACTTGAGAAGTTCCGCTTTGCAGGAATTGTGGGAATTATAGTTTACTGGCTCTTCGTAGCTTGGAGCATAAGCAGAAACCCTTGGTTCAGCATGTTTCATAATGCTCTGAGTGATTTGGGAGATCCCGCAGAAGCTTCTTCACCTTGGATATACAATTATGGGCTGATAGTAACCTCTCTCTTTGTGTTGGCATTCTCAATTTATCTGATTTGGGTCGCCAAAAATAAGGTTCAAACAATCGGTGGCGCTTATATCAGCATCTCGGCAATATTCCTTGCTCTTATAGGTGTTTTCCACAGCGGAACACAGCTGCATGTCTTTGTTTCCACGTATTTTTTCATCCAGTTCTTCCTTGGAATGTTAATCTTTGGTCTAGGAACTAGCGAGAGGGTCATTAAATATAGTGCGATAGTGCTGTTTATCTTGGCTCTGCTCGGGACTTTTGTAGATTGGCCTTCCGTGGCTATTGAAGAGACTTATGAGATAACCTTAATAGCAGTCTTCACGACTATAGTGGTGTTGAGGTGCTCTAAGGGATGTTAA
- a CDS encoding SufD family Fe-S cluster assembly protein — protein sequence MRSIELSDKPFDKRFEKLKKLEYQKYGDSPTIKSYTKWKLFEENSPLRLPTEAKAGEVKIKAHVLLSGSEASFNLPKGIVLEEGTLGLSSPEESRILGFHFYTLKKAYKLRIVEDLKEPLVIVSHLSEKGFISHHVSIEAENVKAPIVIYDLSEKGTKSLVIELKAKNSDLEILTIGRHSALSYYLMRASLGDNTRVKAFTLVKGGEMSHHREDYSLEGRETELILRGMPIGIGSAVDYLTNVLQYSEKSKSETKIHGFSYQKGWTVHRGIAKVFESARNASSRVISQVTIMDEGSLGVSVPMLEVDTSEIEEASHSSAVHQFDEDALFYLRSRGLDRKEALSLFIHGIGEALTEHLEELKEKARKNIKGTILALL from the coding sequence ATGCGCTCTATCGAGCTCTCTGACAAGCCCTTTGACAAGCGCTTTGAAAAGCTGAAAAAGCTTGAGTATCAGAAGTACGGAGACAGTCCAACCATAAAGAGCTACACCAAGTGGAAGCTCTTCGAGGAGAACTCACCACTTAGGCTTCCGACGGAGGCAAAGGCCGGAGAAGTAAAGATTAAGGCGCACGTCCTTCTCTCAGGAAGTGAGGCAAGCTTCAACCTTCCAAAGGGCATTGTGCTTGAAGAAGGAACGCTCGGCCTCTCAAGTCCAGAGGAGTCGAGAATCCTCGGCTTCCACTTCTACACTCTCAAAAAAGCTTACAAGCTCAGGATAGTGGAGGACTTAAAGGAGCCTCTTGTCATAGTCTCGCATCTCTCGGAGAAGGGTTTCATTAGCCATCACGTCTCAATCGAGGCAGAGAACGTTAAGGCGCCGATAGTCATCTATGATTTGAGTGAAAAAGGGACTAAATCCCTTGTAATAGAGCTTAAGGCTAAAAACTCTGACCTCGAAATTCTGACCATTGGAAGACATTCCGCATTATCCTACTATCTCATGAGAGCGTCGCTTGGCGACAACACTAGGGTTAAGGCCTTTACACTCGTTAAAGGTGGAGAAATGAGCCATCACCGTGAAGACTACTCGCTTGAAGGTAGGGAAACCGAGCTTATCTTGAGAGGAATGCCCATAGGGATAGGCTCAGCCGTTGACTACCTCACTAACGTTCTTCAGTATAGCGAAAAGAGCAAAAGTGAGACCAAAATCCACGGCTTCTCCTATCAGAAAGGTTGGACTGTCCACAGAGGAATAGCAAAGGTCTTCGAGAGTGCGAGAAATGCATCGAGCAGGGTGATCTCGCAGGTAACTATAATGGATGAAGGTTCCCTTGGAGTGAGCGTACCGATGCTTGAAGTCGATACGAGTGAAATCGAGGAAGCGTCTCACTCTTCAGCAGTTCACCAGTTCGACGAGGATGCTCTCTTCTACCTCCGCTCACGGGGACTTGACAGGAAAGAAGCTTTAAGTCTGTTTATTCACGGCATTGGGGAAGCTCTAACTGAGCACTTGGAGGAGTTAAAAGAGAAAGCACGCAAGAACATTAAAGGGACTATCCTCGCGCTTCTCTGA
- the sufB gene encoding Fe-S cluster assembly protein SufB has product MEQSKLQEILKAGSLEEILGTAVPYPKEIELKGELTKDMVEELSRIKGEPEWMLRHRLKALELFYKLPMPRWVVGVEELDLESLVLYSKPEIGNEVRNWDDLPENIRRTFERLNIPEIEKKFLSGLTAVFDSESVYSKLKEEFEKKGIIMIPMEEAVKRYPDLVKKYFGRVFPAGEHKFSALHHALWSGGVFVYVPKGVRIPFPVEAFFVIGSALEGQFEHTLLVADEGSYIHFIEGCSAPMYKGFSFHDGMVEIYAHKNATVKFTTIQNWSRNVINFNNKRAVIEENAYVEWIEGSIGSKITYTYPSSILKGEGARTAQYVVSLSNGPFLKDTGAKTIHLAPNTSSKIVSKSISANGGINIYRGLVRIIKGARNSTATVSCDSLILDKKSKAYTYPHNQNDEPTASIIHEATTGKLGEDKLFYMNTRGIREEEAKSLIVLGFISEILEGLPFEYVEVLKRVIELEFSEVGGVG; this is encoded by the coding sequence ATGGAGCAGTCTAAACTTCAAGAAATCCTCAAGGCTGGTTCACTCGAGGAGATACTCGGCACAGCAGTGCCCTATCCAAAAGAGATAGAGCTCAAGGGAGAGCTGACAAAAGACATGGTTGAGGAGCTCTCGAGGATAAAAGGCGAGCCGGAGTGGATGCTCAGGCACAGGCTCAAGGCTTTAGAGCTCTTCTACAAGCTGCCGATGCCTAGATGGGTTGTCGGCGTTGAGGAGCTCGATTTAGAGAGCTTAGTCCTCTATTCAAAGCCCGAGATAGGGAACGAGGTTAGGAACTGGGATGATTTGCCAGAGAACATCAGGAGAACATTCGAAAGACTTAACATTCCAGAGATTGAGAAGAAGTTCCTCTCAGGCTTAACTGCTGTATTCGACAGCGAGAGCGTCTATTCGAAGCTCAAGGAGGAGTTCGAGAAGAAGGGCATAATCATGATTCCAATGGAGGAGGCAGTAAAGAGATACCCGGATTTAGTGAAGAAGTACTTCGGCAGAGTCTTTCCAGCTGGAGAGCACAAGTTTTCTGCTTTACATCACGCCCTCTGGAGCGGTGGCGTCTTTGTTTATGTGCCCAAGGGAGTGAGAATTCCCTTCCCCGTTGAGGCTTTCTTCGTTATAGGCTCTGCATTGGAGGGACAATTCGAGCACACGCTTTTGGTTGCGGACGAGGGGAGCTACATACACTTTATAGAGGGCTGTTCAGCTCCAATGTACAAGGGCTTCTCCTTCCACGATGGTATGGTTGAGATTTACGCCCACAAAAATGCCACCGTCAAGTTCACCACGATACAGAACTGGAGCCGCAATGTAATAAACTTCAACAACAAGCGGGCTGTTATCGAGGAGAACGCCTACGTAGAGTGGATTGAGGGTAGCATAGGGAGTAAAATAACCTACACCTACCCCTCGAGCATCCTCAAAGGAGAAGGTGCCAGAACAGCCCAGTATGTCGTCTCCCTCAGCAATGGGCCGTTCCTTAAGGATACTGGAGCAAAGACAATACATTTAGCTCCAAACACCAGCTCCAAGATAGTCTCGAAGAGCATAAGCGCCAACGGTGGAATAAACATCTACCGCGGTCTGGTGAGGATCATTAAGGGCGCCAGGAACTCGACCGCCACGGTTTCCTGTGATTCACTCATCCTCGACAAGAAGAGCAAGGCCTACACCTATCCTCACAATCAGAACGATGAACCCACAGCGAGTATAATCCATGAGGCAACAACTGGAAAGCTCGGCGAGGACAAGCTCTTCTACATGAACACGAGGGGCATAAGGGAAGAAGAAGCAAAGAGTCTCATAGTGCTTGGTTTTATCAGCGAAATTCTCGAGGGCTTACCCTTCGAGTATGTAGAGGTGCTCAAGAGGGTCATAGAGCTGGAGTTCAGCGAAGTGGGGGGTGTTGGCTGA
- the sufC gene encoding Fe-S cluster assembly ATPase SufC: MMKVEDLHVKVMDKEILRGITLSIGEGELHVVMGPNGSGKSTLALTIAGHPRYKVVKGRILFEGEDITEMKPEERAKKGIFLSFQHPVEVEGVKVIQFLQRMLKNLRGIDEVEAYEIIFNAVDELGLDSSVLSRELNVGFSGGERKKLEMLQAYLVKPKLLILDEPDSGVDVDSLKVIAGIIDRLHREGTSILLITHYGRILEYLNAQRVHVLKDGKLVASGGIELVKVIEEKGFAAVEEYGAV, translated from the coding sequence ATGATGAAAGTGGAAGATTTACACGTCAAAGTTATGGATAAGGAAATACTTAGAGGGATTACGCTTAGCATTGGTGAGGGCGAGCTTCACGTCGTCATGGGACCTAATGGAAGCGGAAAATCAACGCTGGCTTTAACTATAGCGGGCCATCCAAGATACAAGGTTGTGAAAGGTAGAATACTCTTTGAAGGCGAGGATATAACTGAGATGAAGCCAGAGGAGAGAGCAAAGAAGGGGATATTTCTCAGCTTCCAGCATCCGGTAGAGGTCGAGGGTGTTAAAGTTATCCAGTTCCTCCAGAGGATGCTGAAGAATCTGAGAGGCATAGATGAGGTTGAGGCGTATGAGATAATTTTCAATGCTGTTGATGAGCTTGGCTTAGACAGCTCAGTACTGTCAAGGGAGCTTAACGTTGGCTTCTCTGGTGGAGAGAGGAAGAAGCTTGAAATGCTTCAAGCTTACCTCGTGAAGCCTAAGCTCTTAATCCTTGACGAGCCTGACAGCGGTGTTGATGTTGATTCGCTCAAGGTTATAGCAGGCATAATTGACAGGCTCCACAGAGAAGGAACTTCAATTCTGCTCATAACTCACTATGGCAGGATTCTAGAATACCTCAACGCCCAGAGAGTTCACGTTCTCAAGGACGGCAAGCTCGTGGCTTCTGGCGGCATTGAGCTCGTAAAAGTGATTGAGGAGAAGGGCTTCGCGGCGGTGGAGGAGTATGGAGCAGTCTAA
- the thiI gene encoding tRNA uracil 4-sulfurtransferase ThiI, which produces MILVRYGEIAVKRGRRREFERKLLENILAALRRKGIEAKAELIRGRILVDAPDEAAKIIAKVPGVVSVSPAREMSYEEVPNYLREALKGLNPKSFKVETQRLDKTFLKTSVEVNREIGAFIVREFGWKVDLENPELTIGIEIIKKKAYVFFEKIKGVGGLPVSTQGKVVALLSGGIDSPVAAFLMMKRGAEIIAVHFDQGKNARKVVEKTVEILNDYSPRDIELIVENHFEVLKPYVVALNRLNMREWTCVVCKIAMLRRAAEIAKEKGALGIVTGDSLGQVASQTLANLYFETMSVRFPIHRPLLGMDKEEIVKIAREIGTYQAFLEYPYCDCPFRPERVVTQGKAEEFQRILEELEKMDSSNL; this is translated from the coding sequence ATGATACTAGTTCGTTATGGTGAGATAGCAGTAAAGAGGGGGAGAAGGAGAGAATTTGAAAGGAAGCTCTTGGAGAATATCTTGGCTGCTTTAAGGAGAAAGGGGATTGAAGCAAAAGCAGAGCTAATTCGAGGAAGGATTTTGGTTGATGCACCCGATGAAGCGGCTAAAATCATTGCAAAAGTTCCGGGTGTTGTTTCGGTTTCACCAGCGAGGGAGATGAGCTACGAGGAAGTGCCAAACTATTTAAGAGAAGCCTTGAAAGGTCTGAATCCAAAAAGCTTCAAAGTGGAAACCCAGCGATTAGATAAGACTTTCCTAAAGACTTCTGTTGAAGTCAACAGAGAAATCGGTGCATTCATTGTTAGAGAATTCGGCTGGAAAGTTGATCTGGAAAATCCAGAGCTCACAATAGGCATTGAAATTATAAAGAAGAAGGCCTACGTTTTCTTTGAAAAGATCAAAGGTGTTGGTGGCCTTCCTGTAAGCACTCAAGGAAAAGTTGTTGCCCTTTTAAGCGGCGGCATTGATTCTCCAGTGGCAGCATTTCTTATGATGAAAAGGGGAGCAGAGATTATAGCGGTTCACTTCGACCAAGGAAAAAATGCGAGGAAAGTTGTTGAGAAGACCGTTGAAATACTCAATGATTACTCTCCAAGGGACATTGAGCTCATCGTGGAGAACCACTTTGAAGTTTTGAAGCCATATGTTGTGGCATTAAACAGACTCAATATGAGAGAATGGACGTGTGTCGTGTGTAAGATAGCAATGCTGAGGAGAGCAGCGGAGATAGCGAAAGAAAAAGGTGCATTGGGTATTGTGACTGGTGATTCTCTTGGCCAAGTGGCTTCGCAGACGTTGGCTAACCTTTACTTTGAGACCATGAGTGTTCGCTTTCCAATACACAGACCGCTTTTGGGAATGGACAAGGAGGAGATAGTTAAGATAGCGAGGGAAATCGGGACGTATCAAGCTTTTTTGGAATATCCCTACTGCGACTGCCCCTTCAGACCTGAGAGGGTTGTAACGCAAGGGAAGGCTGAGGAGTTCCAGAGGATACTTGAAGAGCTGGAAAAAATGGACAGCTCAAACCTCTAA
- a CDS encoding ThiF family adenylyltransferase translates to MEIFSRHFPIIGLEGQKKLMKSKVAVVGAGALGSWEVYFLKKVGVGEIIVVDRDFVDYNDLPRTIYDEEDVEKPKVEVLKEKFGVKGYFEDLNPSTVSLLDEADLIIDGTDNIYTRQVINDYCVKNGKPWIYVGVLSTYGNIMPIIPGKTACFRCLMPKLPSKPMPTCAVAGIMSYVPPLAASLAVALAVKILLGEEVKSEMIFFDTKTLDFEKIEIPRRDDCEACVRHNFTFLEKQMRIERMCDGSIQVTPPEKMSVNLDELAKRLEALGKEYLKTSQFIQFEDDYAEILIFKSGRMVVRGAEDEKEAKNFFARYLGG, encoded by the coding sequence ATGGAGATATTTTCGAGGCACTTCCCAATCATCGGTTTAGAAGGTCAAAAGAAGCTCATGAAATCTAAAGTTGCAGTAGTAGGTGCTGGTGCTCTTGGGAGCTGGGAGGTTTATTTTCTGAAAAAAGTGGGCGTTGGTGAGATTATAGTCGTTGATAGGGACTTTGTGGATTACAATGACCTACCGAGAACTATCTATGACGAAGAAGATGTGGAAAAACCAAAGGTTGAAGTTCTAAAGGAAAAATTCGGCGTTAAGGGTTATTTTGAGGACTTAAATCCATCAACTGTAAGCCTCTTGGATGAAGCTGACTTGATTATTGACGGAACAGACAACATCTACACGCGCCAAGTCATAAACGACTACTGCGTTAAGAACGGCAAACCGTGGATTTATGTTGGAGTCTTAAGCACTTATGGCAATATAATGCCAATAATCCCGGGGAAGACTGCCTGCTTCCGCTGTCTGATGCCTAAATTGCCATCAAAGCCTATGCCCACTTGTGCCGTTGCCGGAATAATGAGCTATGTTCCTCCTCTGGCTGCTTCACTAGCCGTTGCTCTAGCTGTGAAAATTCTCTTGGGAGAAGAAGTGAAAAGCGAGATGATATTCTTTGATACAAAGACCTTGGATTTTGAGAAGATAGAGATCCCAAGAAGAGATGACTGTGAAGCCTGCGTTAGGCACAACTTCACGTTCTTGGAAAAGCAGATGAGAATTGAGAGGATGTGCGACGGCTCAATCCAAGTAACCCCACCTGAGAAGATGTCTGTAAACCTTGATGAGCTGGCTAAGAGGCTTGAAGCTCTGGGTAAAGAATACCTCAAGACTTCGCAGTTCATCCAGTTTGAGGATGACTATGCCGAAATCCTAATCTTTAAGAGCGGAAGGATGGTAGTTAGAGGAGCAGAAGATGAAAAAGAAGCTAAAAACTTCTTTGCACGCTATTTAGGTGGTTGA
- a CDS encoding ferritin produces MLSERMLKALNEQLNRELYSAYLYFAMAAYFEDLNLEGFANWMKAQAEEELGHALRFYNYIYDRNGRVELKAIEQPPKEWESPLAAFEAAYKHEQFISKCINELAALAEEEKDYSTRAFLEWFINEQVEEEANVKKIVDKLKFAKDSPQVLFMLDQELGQRQPQLPNLLLQVGG; encoded by the coding sequence ATGCTGAGCGAAAGAATGCTTAAAGCTCTAAATGAGCAGCTCAATAGGGAGTTGTATTCTGCATACCTATACTTTGCAATGGCAGCCTATTTTGAGGATCTTAACTTAGAAGGCTTCGCTAACTGGATGAAAGCGCAAGCTGAGGAAGAGCTCGGACATGCACTCAGATTCTACAACTACATCTATGACAGAAATGGTAGGGTAGAGCTGAAAGCAATAGAGCAGCCACCAAAAGAGTGGGAGTCTCCGCTGGCAGCATTTGAGGCCGCATACAAGCATGAGCAGTTCATAAGTAAGTGCATAAACGAGTTAGCAGCTTTAGCAGAGGAGGAAAAGGACTACTCAACGAGGGCATTCCTTGAGTGGTTCATAAACGAACAGGTTGAAGAAGAGGCTAACGTCAAGAAGATTGTTGATAAGCTCAAGTTTGCAAAGGACAGTCCGCAAGTGCTTTTCATGCTTGACCAGGAGCTCGGCCAAAGACAGCCGCAGCTTCCAAATCTTCTCCTTCAAGTGGGAGGCTGA
- a CDS encoding M48 family metallopeptidase — MHEIEINGRKIKYELILRPVRYVRIYVQPEGYLRIVSPTRNVKPILKSKEQWILKNLEKVEKGKILASRGFPLFGKFYEVWSCPRTKIFTDVICVSNLESLKRIIKKELKKKVEEIIGKRAEQIGKRPNKVFIRVQRNKWGSCSSKGNLSLNITLAALPEDLLDYVITHELAHLVELNHSKRFWKLVAKAHPDYKKKREELKLWWVIVNNNELWKKILGE, encoded by the coding sequence ATGCATGAAATTGAAATCAACGGCAGAAAAATTAAATACGAGCTCATTTTGCGGCCTGTTCGCTATGTGAGAATTTATGTTCAGCCGGAGGGATACCTGCGGATAGTTTCTCCAACTCGGAATGTAAAGCCCATTCTAAAATCAAAGGAACAATGGATTTTAAAAAATCTTGAAAAAGTTGAGAAGGGTAAAATATTAGCATCTCGGGGATTTCCTCTTTTTGGAAAATTTTATGAAGTCTGGAGCTGCCCAAGAACTAAGATTTTTACTGATGTCATTTGTGTTTCAAACCTTGAAAGTCTGAAAAGAATTATCAAGAAGGAGCTTAAGAAAAAGGTCGAGGAAATAATTGGGAAAAGGGCAGAGCAGATTGGAAAGAGACCAAATAAAGTGTTTATTAGAGTCCAGCGAAATAAATGGGGTAGCTGTTCATCAAAAGGAAACCTAAGCTTGAACATAACACTTGCAGCCCTTCCAGAAGATCTTTTGGATTACGTCATAACCCATGAGCTTGCCCATCTAGTGGAGCTGAACCACTCCAAACGCTTCTGGAAGCTTGTAGCAAAAGCTCACCCCGATTATAAGAAGAAGAGGGAGGAGTTAAAGCTGTGGTGGGTAATCGTTAATAATAACGAGCTGTGGAAAAAGATTTTGGGTGAGTAA
- a CDS encoding MBL fold metallo-hydrolase — protein MRVIILGSGSYSGTPKPLCNCENCVRARKYPQYKRTRFSVFIPEIKALIDPSPDLHYHLEHLNMEVKKVFITHAHFDHIAGLPELQIFKGVKFYSHEYAVNVAKHLQELFLGERDWKYIPLEFNRWYDFGFNVYHFPTVHHPIEVAGGFVIEIGKKRIAITGDTGPEILSDENAIEVMKGADLLIAEMTHKQSIPKTHLGVEDAIKLAQKVEAKKTVFAHISHSNYTQEKLEDMVRDNGYIIARDFMYVEI, from the coding sequence ATGAGGGTAATAATCCTGGGCTCTGGCTCATATAGTGGTACTCCCAAACCTCTATGCAACTGTGAAAACTGTGTTAGAGCAAGGAAATATCCTCAATACAAAAGGACCAGATTTTCAGTCTTCATTCCAGAGATAAAAGCGTTGATCGATCCCTCACCAGATTTGCACTATCACCTAGAGCATTTGAATATGGAAGTGAAGAAGGTTTTCATAACTCATGCCCACTTTGATCACATAGCTGGGCTTCCAGAACTGCAGATTTTCAAGGGGGTCAAGTTTTACTCCCATGAATACGCAGTAAACGTTGCAAAGCATCTGCAAGAGCTTTTCTTAGGTGAGAGAGACTGGAAGTACATACCCTTAGAATTCAACCGCTGGTATGACTTTGGATTCAACGTTTATCATTTCCCAACAGTGCACCACCCAATAGAGGTTGCTGGGGGATTTGTTATTGAAATTGGAAAGAAAAGGATTGCAATTACCGGAGACACAGGGCCAGAGATTCTAAGCGATGAGAATGCCATAGAAGTCATGAAAGGAGCGGATTTGCTCATAGCAGAGATGACCCATAAGCAATCAATTCCCAAGACACACTTGGGTGTTGAAGATGCAATAAAGCTGGCCCAAAAAGTTGAGGCTAAGAAGACAGTTTTTGCCCACATAAGCCACAGCAATTACACTCAAGAGAAGCTTGAAGATATGGTTAGAGATAATGGCTACATAATTGCAAGGGACTTTATGTATGTGGAGATTTAA
- a CDS encoding secondary thiamine-phosphate synthase enzyme YjbQ, which translates to MRVVRKELHFSTRGEIDLVDITHEVERFVEESGITNGQVLIFVPGATGAVITIEHESGLLEDFKRILRELVPRGQGYNHDLIDNNAHSHLRASLLGPSLVLPIIDGKLVRGIWQQIFFVELDVRPRKRKVILQAIGE; encoded by the coding sequence ATGAGAGTGGTAAGAAAGGAGCTTCACTTTTCCACAAGGGGAGAAATTGACCTCGTTGACATAACGCATGAGGTTGAGAGGTTCGTTGAAGAAAGCGGAATAACCAATGGGCAAGTCTTAATATTTGTCCCAGGAGCAACAGGAGCAGTTATCACAATTGAACACGAAAGCGGACTCCTTGAGGATTTCAAGAGAATATTGAGAGAACTCGTCCCAAGAGGACAAGGATATAATCATGATCTGATTGACAACAATGCCCACTCTCATCTGAGAGCTTCTCTGCTGGGACCATCATTAGTTCTACCAATCATTGATGGTAAGCTGGTTAGAGGAATATGGCAGCAGATATTCTTCGTTGAGCTTGATGTAAGGCCAAGAAAGAGAAAAGTAATTCTGCAAGCTATTGGGGAGTGA
- a CDS encoding VanZ family protein: protein MRKKLLFAYLLFLLYANLTPRVPTVPISGGDKIAHFLEFLILGILGYDKAFLLALPIVLEYLQLFVPGRCFSYYDMVANLIGFGVGVIVGWWYESGKKGASLFHKGRN from the coding sequence ATGAGAAAGAAGCTTCTCTTTGCATACTTGCTTTTTCTCCTCTATGCTAACTTAACCCCCAGAGTTCCGACAGTTCCAATAAGCGGAGGAGATAAAATTGCACACTTCTTGGAGTTCCTTATTTTGGGAATTTTGGGGTATGATAAGGCTTTTCTCCTCGCGTTGCCTATTGTCCTTGAATACCTCCAGCTCTTTGTCCCCGGAAGATGCTTTTCGTACTATGATATGGTCGCAAACCTAATAGGCTTTGGAGTTGGAGTTATTGTGGGGTGGTGGTATGAGAGTGGTAAGAAAGGAGCTTCACTTTTCCACAAGGGGAGAAATTGA
- a CDS encoding thiamine-phosphate synthase family protein — translation MGGKMKTPCVFWVEEIMPTLRAKVAQRLYREGFTQAKIADYLGITQAMVSKYLAGKYKKLERELDEKIEEIAEEIAKLITYGAKKEEIIKFTARKFFELFQCGFLCKYYAEYAGIEESICREIFMTIPSRSEVLERLNLALSELLQDDKFLQLIPEIRSNIAYALPEPKDFSDVAAVPGRITVVKGKAFALPPEFGVSRHTAKILLELSKVAPEIRSVINIKFDEKIEDALRKAGFKVDGIEEKKRDEDKTVELIVQLFKEKGALDAVIDKGAFGIEPCVYIFGRDPIEVVEKVKKLESFL, via the coding sequence ATGGGAGGAAAAATGAAAACACCATGTGTCTTTTGGGTTGAAGAGATAATGCCCACTTTAAGGGCTAAAGTTGCTCAAAGGCTCTATAGGGAAGGATTTACCCAAGCAAAGATAGCTGATTACTTGGGAATAACTCAAGCGATGGTTAGCAAGTATTTGGCTGGGAAATATAAAAAGTTGGAGAGGGAGTTAGACGAAAAAATTGAAGAAATTGCAGAGGAAATTGCAAAGCTCATAACTTATGGTGCTAAAAAAGAGGAAATTATAAAATTCACGGCGAGAAAGTTTTTTGAGCTTTTCCAGTGCGGATTTCTCTGCAAATATTATGCAGAGTATGCTGGAATTGAGGAGTCAATCTGCAGGGAAATTTTTATGACGATACCCTCAAGGAGTGAAGTTTTAGAAAGGTTAAATTTGGCTTTGAGCGAGCTTTTGCAAGATGATAAGTTCCTTCAGCTAATTCCCGAAATTAGGAGCAACATAGCTTACGCTTTACCGGAGCCTAAAGATTTTAGTGATGTAGCAGCAGTTCCGGGGAGGATAACAGTTGTAAAGGGAAAGGCTTTTGCTTTGCCACCAGAATTTGGTGTGAGCAGGCATACAGCAAAGATTCTTCTTGAGCTCTCAAAGGTTGCTCCAGAAATAAGAAGTGTCATTAATATAAAATTCGATGAAAAAATAGAAGATGCACTCAGAAAAGCAGGATTCAAAGTGGATGGCATAGAAGAAAAGAAGAGGGATGAGGACAAAACTGTTGAGTTAATAGTTCAGCTTTTTAAAGAAAAAGGTGCCTTAGATGCAGTGATAGACAAGGGGGCTTTTGGAATTGAGCCATGTGTTTACATCTTCGGAAGAGATCCAATTGAAGTTGTTGAGAAGGTTAAGAAGCTGGAGAGTTTCCTATGA